One stretch of Clavibacter michiganensis DNA includes these proteins:
- a CDS encoding FBP domain-containing protein: MLPLTESAIRASLVNASQREARDLRLPEGFADLAWDRLDFLGWRDPKAPQRGIVVAPVGDELIGVLLQQSSTAPRSRAQCTWCQDVRLPNPVVFYGARRAGAAGRNGNTVGTLVCTDFECSANVRKPRPIPYLGFDPAAATAQLIDDLRNRVASFAADIASTA, translated from the coding sequence ATGCTCCCCTTGACCGAATCCGCCATCCGCGCCTCGCTCGTCAACGCCTCCCAGCGCGAGGCGCGCGACCTCCGCCTCCCCGAGGGCTTCGCCGACCTCGCCTGGGACCGCCTCGACTTCCTCGGCTGGCGCGACCCGAAGGCGCCGCAGCGCGGCATCGTCGTCGCCCCCGTCGGCGACGAGCTGATCGGCGTGCTGCTGCAGCAGTCCTCCACGGCACCGCGATCCCGCGCCCAGTGCACGTGGTGCCAGGACGTGCGCCTGCCGAACCCCGTCGTGTTCTACGGCGCGCGCCGGGCGGGCGCCGCGGGGCGCAACGGCAACACCGTCGGCACGCTCGTCTGCACCGACTTCGAGTGCAGCGCCAACGTGCGGAAGCCCCGGCCGATCCCGTACCTCGGCTTCGACCCCGCGGCGGCGACGGCGCAGCTCATCGACGACCTGCGGAACCGGGTGGCCTCGTTCGCGGCCGACATCGCGTCGACCGCCTGA
- a CDS encoding MSMEG_6728 family protein: MQTFLPYPDLAESMAVLDDRRLGKQRVETLQVMKAVTVAGYGWQSHPVTRMWRGYRPALMEYQEATCAEWTRRGFADTCFEKTLAVIAEVPEDLAAYTEGRIALPPWWDRADLHLSHRSKLLAKAPELYRPAFPGDPDDLDYVWPGAGA, from the coding sequence ATGCAGACGTTCCTCCCCTACCCGGACCTCGCGGAGAGCATGGCCGTGCTCGACGACAGGCGGCTCGGGAAGCAGCGCGTCGAGACGCTCCAGGTGATGAAGGCGGTGACCGTCGCCGGCTACGGCTGGCAGAGCCACCCCGTCACGCGCATGTGGCGCGGCTACCGGCCCGCGCTCATGGAGTACCAGGAGGCGACATGCGCCGAGTGGACCCGCCGCGGCTTCGCGGACACGTGCTTCGAGAAGACGCTCGCGGTCATCGCCGAGGTGCCCGAGGACCTCGCCGCCTACACGGAGGGCCGCATCGCGCTGCCGCCGTGGTGGGATCGCGCGGATCTGCACCTCTCCCACCGCTCGAAGCTGCTGGCCAAGGCGCCGGAGCTGTACCGGCCGGCGTTCCCCGGGGATCCCGACGACCTCGACTACGTGTGGCCGGGCGCCGGCGCGTGA
- a CDS encoding GNAT family N-acetyltransferase, whose protein sequence is MTPAAGSAARLLAAYDAQLRTDAETPSALDVRLLGPLRLVVFPGGRGFITYADLGGLDEAGLRELVPAALARFRDDPAITTVEWKTRGHDRAPGLDCVLRANGFVPEEPESIMLGEARALAVDVPLLAGVTLRRITADADVRAMSAMQDEVFGDAVSADHADAILRRLRLDDGIELWVAEAEGRIVSAGRLEPVAGSDFAGLWGGATLPEWRGRGIYRALTAARARSALAAGRTLMHSDSTDFSRPILERSGLIACSTTTPYAWSR, encoded by the coding sequence GTGACCCCTGCCGCCGGATCCGCCGCCCGTCTCCTCGCCGCCTACGACGCCCAGCTCCGCACCGACGCCGAGACGCCGAGCGCGCTCGATGTCCGGCTGCTCGGCCCGCTGCGGCTCGTCGTCTTCCCCGGCGGGCGCGGCTTCATCACCTACGCCGACCTCGGCGGCCTCGACGAGGCCGGCCTGCGCGAGCTCGTCCCCGCGGCGCTGGCCCGCTTCCGCGACGACCCCGCGATCACGACCGTGGAGTGGAAGACCCGGGGACACGACCGCGCACCCGGGCTCGATTGCGTCCTCCGCGCCAACGGCTTCGTCCCCGAGGAGCCCGAGTCGATCATGCTGGGCGAGGCCCGGGCGCTCGCGGTCGATGTGCCGCTGCTCGCGGGCGTCACGCTCCGGCGCATCACCGCGGACGCCGACGTGCGGGCGATGAGCGCCATGCAGGACGAGGTCTTCGGCGACGCGGTGTCCGCAGATCACGCCGACGCGATCCTCCGCCGCCTCCGGCTCGACGACGGCATAGAGCTGTGGGTCGCGGAAGCCGAAGGGCGGATCGTCTCGGCGGGCCGGCTCGAGCCCGTCGCGGGATCCGACTTCGCCGGCCTCTGGGGCGGCGCGACCCTGCCGGAGTGGCGCGGCCGCGGCATCTACCGCGCGCTCACGGCCGCCCGCGCGCGCTCGGCCCTCGCCGCCGGCCGCACCCTGATGCACAGCGACTCGACCGACTTCTCCCGCCCGATCCTCGAGCGCTCCGGCCTCATCGCCTGCTCGACGACCACGCCGTACGCCTGGTCGCGCTGA
- a CDS encoding glycosyl hydrolase family 95 catalytic domain-containing protein, translated as MREARALLDPPGQRGLAGPRRRADEDAPGGWIQARERSEHPAILGRAGGAPSGSAPVLPPGRPARDRDAAGYRGAARDDGTPDRKDPIIRSITRDDAHPAPVFTTATAAPTWEEGVVVGSGRVGAVAHGPADAITVSLAHERWFPPVNPRPHAPDLRPRLDAIRRALLAGDPDTASAELMAGARDSGYGDDLVWTDPLGICATLVIRTAGGVARMRRTLDPVGGEAAIAWTDLAGGRHALRLIAPRDGSACWLALESDRDSETVVELGLGAGDATALYTGGPDASAAVRTSVAGGTRGILTAEAGAGEDALRTVTAVDAPGPGAAGGAGVAGVAWEVDGGSARTTIRTGPGATALLRLSVAVGPASAAPTPDIPLVATPAWEDLRAAQRATHGRLVAASALDLRGEAPGHDAADAADAAPTTERLWAAARAGDPAARRRVVEVAYLSGRAAIISATGELPATLQGVWQGTWRPAWSADYTLNGNVQNGGIASLIPTGTPELALSLLELVLPHLDDFRENARRVFGAEGMLLPARMSTHGRADHFDADYPMPFWQGCGGWILRVAADAVATTGDRGIVDDRLWELAEGVLRFAETATVMVDGVRRLVPSYSPENTPAGERVPAATDATMDVSILRDAARSTALLGRARGDSSLDARWAAVVRDLPPYRVADDGTLAEWLDPRWPERIAHRHASQLHPLWYEADPAFVGDGDEAARLRAAAAATVAAKIAWRAEDPTPPPGRMGMAFGLVQVGLAAAALGDGEAALTCVEWLAVEHWSPALTSRHDAGRIFNLDASGGLPALVAAMLLGSDAGSLAVLPALPAAWARGSVTGLRARGGLVVDRLDWDPSGASLVVRRVPGAEWLAPAGGTALRLPRAASVRVDGRERDAGARIAFGADALRVELAWLPGPVR; from the coding sequence GTGCGGGAGGCCCGTGCGCTCCTGGATCCGCCGGGCCAGCGTGGTCTTGCCGGCCCCCGCCGGCGCGCCGATGAGGATGCGCCGGGCGGGTGGATCCAGGCGCGGGAGAGGTCCGAGCATCCCGCGATCCTAGGGCGAGCGGGCGGGGCGCCGTCGGGATCCGCCCCCGTCCTCCCGCCGGGACGACCCGCCCGCGACCGGGACGCCGCCGGGTACCGTGGTGCCGCCCGCGACGACGGGACGCCCGACCGGAAGGACCCGATCATCCGCTCGATCACGCGCGACGACGCGCACCCCGCCCCCGTCTTCACGACCGCGACCGCGGCGCCGACCTGGGAGGAGGGCGTCGTCGTCGGCAGCGGGCGCGTCGGCGCCGTCGCGCACGGGCCGGCCGACGCGATCACCGTCTCCCTCGCGCACGAGCGCTGGTTCCCGCCGGTGAACCCGCGGCCGCACGCGCCCGACCTCCGGCCCCGCCTCGACGCCATCCGCCGGGCCCTCCTCGCGGGCGACCCGGACACGGCGAGCGCCGAGCTCATGGCGGGCGCGCGGGACAGCGGCTACGGCGACGACCTCGTCTGGACGGATCCGCTGGGCATCTGCGCGACGCTCGTGATCCGCACCGCGGGTGGCGTCGCCCGCATGCGACGCACCCTGGACCCGGTCGGCGGCGAGGCCGCGATCGCGTGGACGGATCTCGCGGGCGGCCGGCACGCGCTGCGCCTCATCGCGCCGCGCGACGGATCCGCCTGCTGGCTGGCGCTCGAGTCCGACCGGGATTCCGAGACGGTCGTGGAGCTCGGCCTCGGCGCGGGCGACGCGACGGCGCTGTACACGGGCGGGCCCGACGCGTCCGCCGCGGTGCGCACGTCGGTCGCGGGCGGCACGCGCGGGATCCTCACGGCCGAGGCCGGCGCAGGCGAGGACGCGCTGCGGACGGTCACGGCGGTCGACGCTCCGGGCCCGGGCGCCGCGGGCGGCGCGGGCGTCGCGGGCGTCGCGTGGGAGGTCGACGGCGGATCCGCGCGCACGACCATCCGTACCGGCCCGGGCGCGACGGCGCTGCTGCGCCTGTCCGTGGCCGTGGGTCCCGCATCCGCGGCACCGACGCCCGACATCCCTCTGGTGGCGACGCCCGCGTGGGAGGACCTGCGGGCCGCCCAGCGCGCGACGCACGGCCGGCTCGTCGCCGCATCCGCCCTCGACCTCCGCGGCGAGGCGCCGGGGCACGACGCCGCGGACGCCGCCGACGCTGCCCCCACCACCGAGCGCCTCTGGGCGGCGGCCCGCGCGGGCGACCCCGCTGCCCGCCGCCGCGTCGTCGAGGTCGCGTACCTCAGCGGCCGCGCGGCGATCATCTCCGCCACGGGCGAGCTGCCGGCCACGCTGCAGGGCGTGTGGCAGGGCACCTGGCGCCCAGCCTGGTCGGCCGACTACACGCTCAACGGCAACGTGCAGAACGGCGGGATCGCGAGCCTCATCCCCACCGGCACGCCCGAACTCGCGCTGAGCCTCCTCGAGCTGGTGCTCCCCCACCTCGACGACTTCCGCGAGAACGCCCGCCGCGTCTTCGGCGCCGAGGGCATGCTGCTGCCCGCGCGCATGTCCACGCACGGCCGGGCGGACCACTTCGACGCCGACTACCCGATGCCGTTCTGGCAGGGCTGCGGCGGCTGGATCCTCCGCGTCGCCGCCGACGCCGTCGCCACGACGGGCGACCGCGGCATCGTCGATGACCGGCTGTGGGAGCTCGCCGAGGGCGTCCTGCGCTTCGCCGAGACCGCCACCGTGATGGTCGACGGGGTGCGCCGGCTCGTCCCCTCCTACTCGCCCGAGAACACGCCCGCCGGCGAGCGCGTCCCCGCGGCGACCGACGCGACGATGGACGTGTCGATCCTCCGCGACGCCGCCCGCTCGACGGCCCTGCTCGGCCGGGCCCGCGGCGACTCCTCGCTCGACGCGCGCTGGGCCGCCGTGGTCCGCGACCTGCCGCCGTACCGGGTGGCCGACGACGGCACGCTCGCCGAGTGGCTGGATCCGCGCTGGCCGGAGCGGATCGCGCACCGCCACGCGTCGCAGCTGCACCCGCTCTGGTACGAGGCGGATCCCGCGTTCGTCGGCGACGGCGACGAGGCCGCCCGCCTCCGCGCCGCGGCCGCCGCGACCGTCGCCGCGAAGATCGCCTGGCGCGCCGAGGACCCGACCCCGCCGCCCGGGCGGATGGGCATGGCGTTCGGCCTGGTGCAGGTGGGCCTCGCGGCCGCGGCCCTCGGCGACGGCGAGGCGGCGCTCACGTGCGTGGAGTGGCTCGCCGTCGAGCACTGGAGCCCCGCCCTCACGAGCCGGCATGACGCCGGCCGCATCTTCAACCTCGACGCGAGCGGCGGCCTGCCCGCGCTCGTCGCGGCGATGCTGCTCGGATCCGACGCGGGGTCGCTCGCGGTCCTCCCGGCGCTGCCCGCGGCGTGGGCGCGCGGATCCGTGACCGGGCTCCGGGCGCGCGGCGGCCTGGTCGTCGACCGGCTCGACTGGGATCCGTCCGGCGCGTCCCTCGTGGTGCGGCGCGTGCCGGGCGCGGAGTGGCTGGCGCCCGCGGGCGGCACGGCGCTGCGGCTGCCGCGGGCGGCTTCGGTGCGCGTGGACGGGCGCGAGCGCGACGCCGGCGCGCGCATCGCGTTCGGCGCGGACGCCCTGCGCGTCGAGCTCGCGTGGCTGCCCGGGCCCGTACGGTGA
- a CDS encoding AAA family ATPase produces the protein MLGPLPRLDPPARRILIGAPAGAGKTTLARRIQERTGLPHTEMDSLFHGPAWTELPTFRADVEAFSSRDAWVTEWQYTTQLGQLLPSRADTLVWLDLPVAVQMGRLIRRTVVRRWRREPLWHGNVEPPMRTILTDPDHIVRWGWRGRAKARKRVVRALVEHAHLRVVRLRSTREVDVWLRGLPAADQPTRRDQPPVPPSASG, from the coding sequence ATGCTCGGACCTCTCCCGCGCCTGGATCCACCCGCCCGGCGCATCCTCATCGGCGCGCCGGCGGGGGCCGGCAAGACCACGCTGGCCCGGCGGATCCAGGAGCGCACGGGCCTCCCGCACACCGAGATGGACTCGCTCTTCCACGGCCCCGCGTGGACCGAGCTGCCCACGTTCCGCGCCGACGTCGAGGCCTTCTCGTCGCGCGACGCCTGGGTCACCGAGTGGCAGTACACGACGCAGCTCGGGCAGCTGCTGCCGTCGCGCGCCGACACGCTCGTCTGGCTCGACCTGCCCGTGGCCGTGCAGATGGGGCGCCTGATCCGCCGCACGGTCGTCCGCCGCTGGCGCCGCGAGCCGCTCTGGCACGGCAACGTCGAGCCGCCGATGCGGACGATCCTCACCGATCCGGACCACATCGTCCGCTGGGGGTGGCGAGGGCGCGCGAAGGCGCGGAAGCGCGTGGTGCGCGCGCTCGTCGAGCACGCGCACCTCCGGGTCGTGCGGCTGCGGTCCACCCGCGAGGTCGACGTGTGGCTGCGGGGGCTGCCGGCCGCGGATCAGCCGACGCGGCGGGATCAGCCGCCGGTGCCGCCGTCCGCCTCCGGGTAG
- a CDS encoding DMT family transporter, whose protein sequence is MTVFAAAGFVLAWSSGFLIAAVGTVEVPATTLLVWRFAPLAVVLVTLVVATGAARGIAPRMLGRQALIGAFAQLGYCAFVYAAIGAGIATGTTALIDAVQPLVIATLVGPLLGLRVRGAQWAGLALGAVGVVLVVRSQAGAADADPVAYLLPAAAMACLVAGTFLERRSHGRPPVLVTLTVHVVVTTVALVVAAIATGTLAPPADPGFWITAAVAALLPTLAAYGLYWWLLERVGITATNALLFLVAPTTAAAGALLLGERITAVTLAGFVLCGAGVAAVLVTEARRAATAPARIEDTAADHPSPGADRREPATRAA, encoded by the coding sequence GTGACCGTCTTCGCCGCCGCCGGCTTCGTACTCGCCTGGAGCTCCGGCTTCCTCATCGCGGCCGTCGGCACGGTCGAGGTGCCCGCGACGACGCTGCTCGTCTGGCGGTTCGCGCCGCTCGCCGTCGTGCTCGTGACGCTGGTCGTCGCGACCGGCGCGGCCCGCGGGATCGCGCCGCGGATGCTCGGGCGGCAGGCGCTCATCGGCGCGTTCGCGCAGCTCGGCTACTGCGCGTTCGTGTACGCGGCGATCGGCGCGGGCATCGCGACGGGCACGACCGCGCTGATCGACGCGGTGCAGCCGCTCGTGATCGCGACGCTCGTCGGACCGCTGCTCGGGCTGCGCGTCCGCGGCGCGCAGTGGGCCGGGCTCGCGCTCGGGGCGGTCGGCGTGGTGCTCGTGGTGCGGTCGCAGGCGGGGGCGGCGGACGCGGATCCGGTCGCCTACCTGCTGCCCGCGGCGGCGATGGCGTGCCTCGTCGCCGGGACGTTCCTCGAGCGCCGCTCGCACGGCCGGCCGCCCGTGCTCGTGACGCTGACCGTGCACGTCGTCGTCACGACGGTCGCGCTCGTGGTCGCCGCGATCGCGACGGGGACGCTGGCGCCGCCCGCGGATCCCGGGTTCTGGATCACCGCGGCCGTCGCCGCCCTCCTGCCGACCCTCGCCGCCTACGGACTGTACTGGTGGCTGCTCGAGCGGGTCGGGATCACGGCGACCAACGCGCTGCTGTTCCTCGTCGCGCCGACGACCGCGGCGGCGGGCGCGCTGCTGCTCGGGGAGCGGATCACGGCGGTCACGCTCGCGGGGTTCGTGCTGTGCGGCGCGGGCGTGGCGGCGGTGCTGGTGACGGAGGCCCGACGCGCCGCCACGGCGCCCGCCCGGATCGAGGACACCGCCGCGGACCACCCCAGTCCGGGTGCGGATCGCCGCGAGCCGGCCACCCGGGCCGCGTGA
- a CDS encoding TetR/AcrR family transcriptional regulator, producing the protein MPTAVPDLTPLTPGARRVLDAASELFYARGIHVVGVDAIAAAAGVTKKTIYDRFGSKEQLVVAYLQHRDARWREHLGARLARTPEPGIERVLAVFDAAIAWADAYTPKGCSAINARAELGEGELGDEDDGHDVLPEVMRQKAWMLELLRDLCREAAVPDPAATSRTLMLIYEGGLVTLGMGTFARPMVVVRDAARALLEASSS; encoded by the coding sequence GTGCCCACCGCCGTCCCCGACCTCACCCCGCTCACCCCCGGGGCCCGCCGCGTGCTCGACGCGGCGTCCGAGCTCTTCTACGCGCGGGGGATCCACGTGGTCGGCGTCGATGCGATCGCCGCGGCCGCCGGCGTCACCAAGAAGACGATCTACGACCGCTTCGGCTCCAAGGAGCAGCTGGTGGTCGCGTACCTGCAGCACCGCGACGCCCGCTGGCGCGAGCACCTCGGGGCGCGGCTCGCCCGCACGCCGGAGCCCGGGATCGAGCGGGTGCTGGCGGTGTTCGACGCCGCGATCGCGTGGGCCGACGCGTACACGCCCAAGGGCTGCAGCGCGATCAACGCGCGCGCGGAGCTCGGCGAAGGCGAGCTGGGCGACGAGGACGACGGTCACGACGTGCTCCCCGAGGTCATGCGGCAGAAGGCGTGGATGCTGGAGCTCCTCCGCGACCTGTGCCGCGAGGCCGCGGTGCCGGATCCGGCCGCCACCTCCCGCACGCTGATGCTGATCTACGAGGGCGGCCTCGTGACGCTCGGCATGGGCACCTTCGCGCGGCCGATGGTGGTCGTCCGCGACGCCGCGCGGGCGCTGCTGGAGGCGTCGTCGTCGTGA
- a CDS encoding HIT family protein: MSGTGDDAAPCPFCALLRAEPMVAPLPQDVVAERERAVAVIAPRWWPRNRGHALVIPRVHVRDLYSVVPADLHAVMDLVQEVAVAMRAAYGCAGISIRQHNETAGGQDVWHLHVHVFPRAEGNDLYGSAPLPGFATPEERLPYVRLLREELSARRRGDPAAPTLRARPA, from the coding sequence GTGAGCGGAACGGGGGACGACGCGGCACCCTGCCCGTTCTGCGCGCTCCTCCGCGCCGAGCCGATGGTCGCCCCGCTGCCGCAGGACGTCGTCGCCGAGCGCGAGCGCGCGGTCGCCGTCATCGCGCCGCGCTGGTGGCCGCGCAACCGCGGGCACGCCCTGGTGATCCCGCGGGTCCACGTCCGCGACCTCTACTCCGTGGTGCCCGCCGACCTGCACGCCGTGATGGACCTCGTGCAGGAGGTGGCCGTGGCGATGCGCGCGGCGTACGGCTGCGCGGGCATCTCGATCCGGCAGCACAACGAGACCGCGGGCGGACAGGACGTGTGGCACCTGCACGTGCACGTGTTCCCGCGCGCTGAGGGGAACGACCTCTACGGATCCGCGCCGCTGCCCGGCTTCGCGACGCCCGAGGAGCGCCTGCCGTACGTGCGCCTGCTGCGGGAGGAGCTGTCCGCTCGTCGGCGGGGCGATCCGGCGGCCCCGACGCTCCGAGCCCGACCGGCCTAG
- a CDS encoding SDR family NAD(P)-dependent oxidoreductase gives MTTIAIVGAGAGLGAAVARRFGAEGFAVALISRSQERVDELARTLSDEGITARGYVANVRDHVALAAALDRAAQDLGPVEVLQYSPLPQKEFLRPVLETTPGDLVGAFEFSIQAPVAAVHQVLQGMRVLGRGTVLFINGGTAVQPLPKYAGTSIAFAGESAYGQMIHEALAGDGIHVGQLIIPGAITPGHPTKDPMALADTLWAMHEERGDFRRFAADMDDE, from the coding sequence ATGACCACCATCGCCATCGTGGGGGCCGGCGCCGGCCTCGGCGCCGCCGTCGCCCGCCGCTTCGGAGCCGAGGGCTTCGCCGTCGCGCTCATCTCGCGCAGCCAGGAGCGCGTCGACGAGCTCGCGCGCACGCTCTCCGACGAGGGGATCACCGCCCGCGGCTACGTCGCGAACGTCCGCGACCACGTGGCCCTCGCCGCCGCGCTCGACCGGGCGGCGCAGGACCTCGGTCCCGTCGAGGTCCTCCAGTACAGCCCGCTGCCGCAGAAGGAGTTCCTGCGGCCGGTGCTTGAGACGACGCCCGGCGACCTCGTCGGCGCGTTCGAGTTCTCCATCCAGGCGCCCGTCGCCGCCGTGCACCAGGTGCTGCAGGGGATGCGCGTGCTCGGGCGCGGGACGGTCCTCTTCATCAACGGCGGCACCGCGGTGCAGCCGCTGCCGAAGTACGCCGGCACCTCCATCGCCTTCGCGGGCGAGAGCGCCTACGGGCAGATGATCCACGAGGCGCTCGCCGGCGACGGGATCCACGTGGGCCAGCTGATCATCCCCGGCGCCATCACCCCGGGGCACCCGACGAAGGACCCGATGGCCCTCGCCGACACCCTCTGGGCGATGCACGAGGAGCGCGGCGACTTCCGCCGCTTCGCCGCCGACATGGACGACGAGTAG
- a CDS encoding alpha/beta hydrolase, producing MSVTRSAFRTRPVAVAALATLALLGVPTAAQAATPAHAATADSASAHHHAAYPLRQYTIPAVDGSGFGDATLYAPQDTGKKALGAIVVAPGLKGTRSDLEWLAKDLAGEGFIVLNMNTLGSYDLPNQRSYEMLAAAKYLATASPVKDQVDPADIGVVGYSLAGGGALQAAVEQHGLKAAVALMPYDFPAGTTDPYHPTQSPTYPTITTPTLVITGQADTTAPASFMGKPAYDSIPASTPKQYLELRGADHYAARAKTDGTVRDAVTNFLKAYLDGNSAYKKYVCPAQPVSAAISDSASSCPR from the coding sequence ATGTCCGTCACCCGCTCAGCGTTCCGCACCCGCCCCGTCGCGGTCGCCGCCCTCGCGACGCTCGCCCTCCTCGGCGTCCCCACCGCCGCCCAGGCCGCCACCCCGGCCCACGCCGCCACCGCGGACAGCGCATCCGCCCACCACCACGCGGCCTACCCCCTCCGCCAGTACACGATCCCCGCCGTGGACGGCTCCGGCTTCGGCGACGCCACCCTCTACGCCCCGCAGGACACGGGCAAGAAGGCCCTCGGCGCGATCGTCGTCGCACCCGGCCTGAAGGGCACGCGCTCCGACCTGGAGTGGCTGGCCAAGGACCTCGCCGGCGAGGGCTTCATCGTGCTGAACATGAACACCCTCGGCAGCTACGACCTCCCGAACCAGCGCTCCTACGAGATGCTCGCCGCGGCCAAGTACCTCGCCACCGCGAGCCCGGTGAAGGACCAGGTGGACCCCGCGGACATCGGCGTCGTCGGCTACTCGCTCGCCGGCGGCGGCGCCCTGCAGGCCGCCGTGGAGCAGCACGGCCTCAAGGCCGCGGTCGCCCTCATGCCGTACGACTTCCCCGCCGGCACGACCGACCCGTACCACCCCACCCAGTCGCCGACGTACCCCACCATCACCACCCCGACGCTGGTCATCACCGGCCAGGCCGACACGACCGCTCCGGCGTCGTTCATGGGCAAGCCCGCCTACGACTCCATCCCCGCCTCCACCCCCAAGCAGTACCTGGAGCTCCGCGGCGCGGACCACTACGCGGCTCGGGCGAAGACCGACGGCACCGTCCGCGACGCCGTGACGAACTTCCTCAAGGCGTACCTCGACGGCAACAGCGCCTACAAGAAGTACGTCTGCCCCGCCCAGCCGGTGTCGGCCGCCATCAGCGACTCCGCCAGCTCCTGCCCCCGCTAG
- a CDS encoding YceI family protein, whose protein sequence is MQKKSKIILGTSAAVVVVLGVSAAAFGPAFYRDVIVGAPAAAPSVSADPADSTLDTSDLSGDWQIGTGSTAGYRVAEVLNGTDVTVVGKTENVTGDVKVDGSTLTAATVKVDVASIATDAAPRDEYFRGTAMEVSKYPDATFTLTQPVDAAVPASGQVATVDATGELTMHGVTQTVTVPLQAALSGDGVQVSGSIPVTFSDYGVQAPSLGFVSVQDKGTVEFLVKATPAK, encoded by the coding sequence ATGCAGAAGAAGAGCAAGATCATCCTCGGCACGAGCGCGGCAGTGGTCGTCGTGCTCGGTGTCAGCGCCGCCGCGTTCGGCCCCGCGTTCTACCGCGACGTGATCGTCGGCGCCCCCGCCGCCGCCCCGTCGGTCTCGGCCGACCCCGCCGACTCCACGCTCGACACGAGCGACCTGTCCGGCGACTGGCAGATCGGCACCGGCAGCACCGCCGGATACCGCGTCGCCGAGGTGCTCAACGGCACCGACGTGACCGTCGTCGGCAAGACCGAGAACGTGACCGGCGACGTGAAGGTCGACGGATCGACCCTCACTGCCGCGACCGTGAAGGTCGACGTCGCGAGCATCGCCACCGACGCGGCACCCCGCGACGAGTACTTCCGCGGCACGGCCATGGAGGTCTCGAAGTACCCCGACGCGACCTTCACGCTCACGCAGCCGGTCGACGCGGCCGTGCCCGCGAGCGGCCAGGTCGCGACGGTCGACGCGACCGGCGAGCTCACCATGCACGGCGTGACGCAGACCGTCACCGTGCCGCTGCAGGCCGCGCTCTCGGGCGACGGCGTGCAGGTGAGCGGATCCATCCCCGTCACCTTCTCCGACTACGGCGTCCAGGCTCCGAGCCTCGGCTTCGTGAGCGTCCAGGACAAGGGGACCGTCGAGTTCCTGGTGAAGGCGACGCCCGCGAAGTAG
- a CDS encoding sigma-70 family RNA polymerase sigma factor → MTTESTARMRALHDAHAPALQRYALRLTGDPALAEDVVQEALLRAWRSPAILAEDDESARRWLFTVVRNLVIDDRRSAWRGRETPTDTLPEDPVADASDAIIDRLLVAEALASLSAEHRRAVVSCYHLGRSVAETAEREGVPPGTIKSRLHYALKALRLALQERGVTR, encoded by the coding sequence ATGACCACGGAGAGCACGGCCCGCATGCGGGCGCTGCACGATGCGCACGCACCCGCGCTGCAGCGGTACGCGCTGCGGCTGACGGGGGATCCGGCGCTCGCCGAGGACGTCGTGCAGGAGGCGCTGCTGCGGGCCTGGCGCTCGCCGGCGATCCTCGCGGAGGACGACGAGTCCGCCCGGCGCTGGCTCTTCACCGTCGTGCGCAACCTGGTGATCGACGACCGGCGCAGCGCCTGGCGCGGCCGCGAGACGCCGACGGACACCCTTCCCGAGGATCCCGTCGCCGACGCGTCCGACGCCATCATCGACCGCCTGCTCGTCGCCGAGGCGCTCGCGTCGCTCTCCGCGGAGCACCGCCGCGCGGTCGTCAGCTGCTACCACCTGGGCCGGTCGGTCGCGGAGACCGCCGAACGCGAGGGCGTCCCGCCCGGCACCATCAAGTCCCGCCTCCACTACGCGCTCAAGGCGCTCCGTCTCGCCCTGCAGGAACGAGGAGTCACCCGATGA